A window from Sphingobacterium hotanense encodes these proteins:
- the pyrH gene encoding UMP kinase, producing the protein MKYKRILLKLSGEALMGEQSYGIDINRVQQYAKDIQELHSLGMEIAIVIGGGNIYRGLSAEKAGMDRVQADYMGMLATVINSMALQDALEKEGMKTRLLTAIKMEQICEPFIRRRAVRHLEKGRIVIFGAGTGNPYFTTDTAASLRAIEINADAVLKGTRVDGIYTADPEKDPNAQKFDHISFTEVYEKGLNVMDMTAFTLCQENNLPIIVFDMNKPGNLMKLANGEHVGTIVS; encoded by the coding sequence ATGAAATACAAACGCATCCTACTAAAACTCAGCGGAGAAGCTTTGATGGGTGAACAAAGCTACGGAATCGACATTAATCGCGTTCAGCAATACGCAAAAGACATTCAAGAACTTCATAGTCTAGGCATGGAAATCGCTATCGTAATCGGTGGTGGTAATATTTACCGTGGCTTAAGCGCTGAAAAAGCAGGAATGGATCGTGTACAAGCTGATTATATGGGCATGTTAGCAACCGTAATCAACAGTATGGCTTTGCAAGATGCTTTGGAAAAAGAAGGAATGAAAACCCGTTTACTAACCGCGATTAAAATGGAGCAGATTTGCGAACCATTTATTCGTAGAAGAGCGGTCCGTCACTTAGAAAAAGGACGTATCGTTATCTTCGGTGCCGGAACAGGAAACCCTTATTTCACTACTGATACAGCTGCTTCATTACGTGCTATCGAAATCAACGCAGATGCTGTATTGAAAGGAACACGCGTAGATGGAATCTACACTGCAGATCCTGAGAAAGACCCGAATGCTCAGAAATTTGATCATATTTCATTCACAGAAGTGTATGAAAAAGGATTAAACGTAATGGACATGACAGCTTTCACATTATGTCAAGAAAACAACTTACCAATCATCGTATTCGACATGAATAAGCCTGGCAACTTAATGAAGCTAGCAAATGGCGAGCACGTTGGTACTATTGTAAGCTAA
- a CDS encoding GntR family transcriptional regulator yields the protein MQFTNDKPIYQQIIDLVMEKILKKEWAAGEKILSVRDLGATLEVNPNTIMRSYEKLQQDEIIFNKRGLGFFVAEDAQDRIIGLRKESFLEQEAPRFLQTAKLLNISIDEITDLYNAIEL from the coding sequence ATGCAGTTTACAAATGATAAACCCATCTATCAACAGATCATCGATCTAGTGATGGAAAAGATTCTGAAAAAGGAATGGGCCGCTGGGGAAAAAATCCTCTCAGTTCGCGACCTGGGCGCAACTTTGGAGGTAAACCCGAATACCATCATGCGGTCTTACGAAAAACTGCAACAGGATGAAATCATCTTCAATAAAAGAGGCTTAGGTTTTTTTGTTGCAGAAGACGCTCAAGACCGAATTATCGGCCTACGGAAAGAAAGCTTTTTGGAACAAGAAGCGCCACGATTTTTGCAGACAGCAAAATTGTTAAACATATCAATCGATGAAATAACCGACTTATATAACGCTATAGAATTATGA
- a CDS encoding M56 family metallopeptidase: MLYLILSNIALIVFFLIYWLGLRKLTFFQWNRWFLLGSLFAAYLIPMGLYVQVPMPEMMIVEIPEITIGANQQAIEADIVSADQWDILSFQTLNAMYWLGVAMFSAWFLYRIVALLRTIGAGSAKGSFSFFGKIVLSKELQDEDLQQVRNHELEHVKQGHSLDIILLEIFRLFNWFNPIYPMLIREMKFVHECIVDEKNADNKVAYAELLLAQAMNTKSALLQHEFSNNSLLKNRITMLFKEKTAYKFKAIYLLTLPATLFMLFLVVNCKQEEQKTEPPVEEITLLDLPEEEKFEGSLIDNPEILADYPGGIDNFRKFVQEKYTYTQAAIDAGVKGKIVANFIIGSDGAISNIIITEDLGHGTGEALIAAIEKAEKWKPAIQDGKPVASRFMIPLRLDLTQQ, translated from the coding sequence ATGCTATACTTAATCCTTTCAAATATAGCGCTGATCGTCTTTTTCCTAATCTACTGGTTAGGACTACGAAAGCTAACATTTTTCCAATGGAATCGTTGGTTCCTATTGGGCAGCTTGTTCGCCGCATATCTTATTCCCATGGGACTTTACGTACAAGTACCTATGCCCGAGATGATGATTGTAGAGATCCCCGAAATAACGATCGGGGCAAATCAACAAGCTATTGAAGCCGATATAGTATCAGCTGATCAATGGGATATTCTGAGCTTCCAAACATTAAATGCAATGTATTGGCTTGGGGTTGCTATGTTCAGCGCTTGGTTTCTCTACCGAATTGTGGCATTATTGAGAACGATAGGGGCAGGGTCTGCCAAAGGCAGTTTTTCATTCTTTGGAAAGATTGTGCTAAGCAAGGAATTACAAGACGAAGATTTACAACAAGTGCGCAATCATGAGCTTGAACATGTCAAACAAGGGCATTCGCTGGATATTATCCTATTAGAAATCTTTAGGCTTTTCAATTGGTTTAATCCGATCTATCCTATGTTGATTCGGGAGATGAAATTTGTTCATGAATGTATTGTCGACGAAAAGAATGCCGACAATAAAGTTGCCTATGCAGAGCTTTTGCTGGCCCAGGCAATGAATACCAAAAGCGCCTTGCTACAACATGAGTTTTCCAATAATTCATTATTGAAAAATAGAATCACTATGTTATTTAAAGAAAAAACAGCCTATAAATTTAAGGCGATATACCTATTAACCCTACCTGCAACCCTATTTATGCTTTTCCTTGTGGTAAACTGTAAACAGGAAGAACAGAAAACAGAACCTCCGGTTGAAGAGATCACTTTGCTGGATTTACCAGAGGAAGAAAAATTTGAGGGGTCACTTATCGACAATCCCGAGATATTAGCTGATTATCCCGGTGGCATCGATAATTTCCGGAAATTTGTACAAGAAAAGTATACTTATACGCAGGCTGCGATTGATGCCGGTGTAAAAGGAAAAATAGTCGCAAATTTTATCATTGGTTCAGATGGAGCGATTTCTAATATTATCATCACAGAAGATTTAGGGCATGGAACCGGTGAGGCATTGATTGCTGCGATTGAGAAAGCGGAGAAATGGAAACCTGCTATTCAAGACGGAAAACCCGTAGCCTCCCGCTTTATGATCCCGTTAAGATTAGATCTTACCCAACAATAG
- the arfB gene encoding alternative ribosome rescue aminoacyl-tRNA hydrolase ArfB, with translation MDEQTTKLIEELQFKTSRAGGKGGQHVNKVSSKVMLIWNVDASSIFTDEQKTLLKERLANRINKEGELLLDASSDRSQIKNKEIVIERFLNILDEALKVDKPRIPTKIPKSKIIARLDRKKMQSDKKADRRWRHE, from the coding sequence ATGGATGAACAAACAACAAAACTGATCGAGGAGCTTCAATTTAAAACATCAAGAGCGGGCGGAAAAGGAGGGCAGCATGTCAATAAAGTTTCTTCTAAGGTTATGCTTATTTGGAATGTTGATGCTTCTTCTATTTTTACCGACGAACAAAAGACCTTGCTCAAAGAGCGTTTAGCTAATCGAATCAATAAAGAAGGCGAACTATTGCTTGATGCTTCAAGTGATCGAAGCCAAATCAAGAACAAAGAAATCGTAATTGAACGATTTCTGAATATTCTGGATGAAGCATTAAAGGTAGATAAACCTCGTATTCCGACAAAGATTCCCAAATCTAAAATCATAGCCCGACTAGATCGTAAAAAAATGCAATCCGATAAAAAAGCGGATAGGCGATGGCGGCATGAGTAG
- a CDS encoding chaperone modulator CbpM, giving the protein MEKTLFKVIDICRSNKIERTFIQELHQNGLIEIIIEEETEFIEEEQIPQIERFSNWHYELELNVQGIEVVQNLIDRIEKLQREVRFLKGGA; this is encoded by the coding sequence ATGGAAAAGACATTATTTAAGGTGATTGATATCTGCCGATCGAATAAGATTGAACGGACTTTTATTCAGGAATTGCACCAGAATGGCCTGATTGAAATTATCATCGAAGAGGAAACGGAGTTTATTGAAGAGGAGCAAATACCACAGATAGAACGCTTCTCAAACTGGCATTATGAATTAGAACTTAACGTGCAGGGTATCGAAGTCGTACAGAATTTGATCGATCGTATCGAGAAATTACAACGAGAGGTTAGGTTTTTAAAAGGGGGGGCTTGA
- a CDS encoding ferritin, which translates to MNTNRLSKAMETSLIKQMTKENQASQIYLALGIWADTKGYGGIANFLFRHAQEERNHMIKIMMYILERGGEPKVEAVEAPSKLPKTITECFDMVFEHEVDNTNAIYNLVNQSMDEKDWATWNFAQWFVKEQIEEEKLALQLIDKLKIAGGDRATDESLFSLDKFLESAPDEVTLSRESTADNPE; encoded by the coding sequence ATGAACACGAATAGACTTTCAAAGGCGATGGAAACATCGCTGATTAAACAGATGACAAAAGAAAACCAAGCCTCACAGATTTATTTGGCTTTGGGGATTTGGGCCGATACAAAAGGTTATGGTGGTATTGCAAATTTTCTTTTCCGTCATGCGCAGGAAGAGCGGAATCATATGATCAAGATTATGATGTACATTCTGGAGCGTGGGGGAGAGCCAAAGGTGGAAGCGGTCGAGGCACCAAGCAAATTGCCGAAAACAATTACCGAATGCTTCGATATGGTTTTCGAGCATGAGGTGGATAATACCAATGCTATCTACAATCTGGTTAATCAGTCGATGGACGAGAAGGATTGGGCAACTTGGAACTTTGCGCAGTGGTTTGTGAAGGAGCAGATTGAAGAAGAAAAACTAGCGCTTCAATTAATCGATAAGTTGAAGATTGCGGGTGGCGATCGCGCAACAGATGAGTCGCTATTCTCTTTGGATAAATTCTTAGAAAGCGCACCGGATGAAGTGACTTTGTCCAGAGAGTCGACTGCTGATAACCCAGAATAA
- a CDS encoding energy transducer TonB: protein MKGSILTYLLFFGLAFTHEVKSQEVDTSIMIVDAIDPNVVFDQQSAPLKGEKAFRRDVNSSFTIPKAVINSGRSGKIEAAFLVDTAGVITDVVILQDIGSGSGEALVRAISKAGKRHKWVPAVVDGKKVKVRHTIPVTVNLNSQSRTQSNQSSIRNMSGNF, encoded by the coding sequence ATGAAAGGGAGTATATTAACTTATTTATTATTTTTTGGATTGGCATTCACTCATGAAGTTAAATCTCAGGAGGTCGACACATCGATTATGATCGTTGACGCCATTGATCCCAACGTTGTTTTTGATCAACAGTCGGCGCCCCTAAAGGGAGAAAAGGCGTTTAGAAGAGATGTCAATTCAAGCTTTACAATTCCAAAAGCAGTCATTAACTCGGGAAGAAGCGGGAAAATTGAAGCCGCTTTTTTAGTTGATACGGCGGGCGTAATTACCGATGTGGTTATTTTGCAAGATATCGGTAGTGGTAGTGGTGAGGCGCTTGTTAGAGCTATTAGTAAAGCGGGGAAAAGGCATAAATGGGTTCCAGCGGTTGTGGATGGAAAGAAAGTGAAGGTAAGACACACTATTCCAGTGACTGTTAATCTTAATTCTCAATCGAGAACACAATCAAATCAAAGCAGTATTAGAAATATGTCTGGCAACTTTTAA
- a CDS encoding DnaJ C-terminal domain-containing protein: MAFLDYYKVLGLDKTASQEDIKKAYRKLARKFHPDLNPNDEEAKKKFQEINEANEVLTDPDKRKKYDQYGENWKHGEEYEKAQQQYGRSNAGRGGQNPFQGYDFNYDGNYDTGEYSDFFEELFGSRFSGRSSNRRSAGFRGQDYNTSLELTLLQASQTHQQTFTVNGKNIRITIPAGVEDGQKIRLKGQGGEGMNGGPNGDLYITFSIKADPNFQRKGNDLYTNISIDLATALLGGETIVNTLTGKINVKIKAETQNGAKIRLKGKGYPVYKKDGEFGDLYAEVHVKLPTNLTDEQKKLVQQFADSTK, translated from the coding sequence ATGGCGTTTTTAGATTACTATAAAGTATTAGGATTGGATAAAACAGCCAGCCAGGAGGACATCAAAAAAGCATATAGAAAACTTGCCCGCAAGTTTCATCCTGATTTGAATCCAAATGACGAGGAGGCTAAGAAGAAATTTCAGGAAATCAATGAGGCCAACGAAGTGCTGACCGATCCGGACAAGCGTAAGAAATACGATCAGTATGGCGAAAATTGGAAGCATGGTGAAGAGTATGAAAAGGCGCAGCAACAGTATGGCCGTTCTAATGCCGGACGAGGGGGACAGAATCCGTTCCAGGGCTATGATTTCAACTACGACGGAAACTATGATACGGGCGAGTATTCGGATTTCTTTGAAGAACTTTTTGGCAGTCGCTTTTCGGGGCGCAGCTCCAATCGCAGATCTGCGGGCTTTAGGGGGCAAGACTATAACACAAGTTTAGAATTGACTCTTTTGCAAGCTTCGCAGACGCATCAGCAGACCTTCACTGTGAATGGAAAGAATATTCGTATCACGATCCCGGCGGGCGTGGAAGACGGACAGAAGATTCGGTTGAAAGGTCAGGGCGGCGAAGGAATGAATGGCGGGCCAAACGGCGACTTATACATCACGTTCAGCATTAAAGCGGACCCTAATTTCCAACGGAAGGGGAATGATCTTTATACCAATATATCCATTGATTTAGCGACGGCGCTATTAGGTGGAGAGACCATCGTAAATACCCTGACGGGCAAAATCAACGTAAAGATTAAGGCAGAAACACAAAACGGAGCAAAGATCCGTTTAAAAGGTAAGGGATATCCGGTTTATAAAAAGGATGGTGAATTTGGCGATTTATATGCTGAGGTTCACGTGAAACTTCCGACAAATTTGACTGATGAACAAAAGAAACTTGTTCAACAATTTGCAGACTCAACAAAGTAA
- the bshA gene encoding N-acetyl-alpha-D-glucosaminyl L-malate synthase BshA, which translates to MKIGIVCYPTFGGSGVVATELGKALANEGHQVHFITYSQPARLDFFSENLFYHEVSMAQYPLFDFPPYETALASKMVDVVRFEKLDLLHVHYAIPHASVAFLAKQILKTYGIDIPVVTTLHGTDITLVGKDKSFSPVVTFSINQSDGVTTVSDNLKEQTLQYFDVTQDIQVIPNFIDLKRFSNKNHEHFKKAIAPNNERILVHTSNFRKVKRVEDVVRIFEKVNKVIPSKLLMVGDGPERRNAEELARDLGICDVIRFLGKQDAIEEILSISDLFLMPSGSESFGLAALEAMACKVPVISSNTGGLPELNKQGFSGFLSDIGDIDDMAKNAIHILENDATLAEFKANALVRAQDFELSKIVPKYEEFYRQVIESSKNQNKTV; encoded by the coding sequence ATGAAGATAGGAATTGTCTGTTATCCAACATTTGGTGGAAGTGGGGTGGTTGCCACAGAATTAGGAAAAGCATTAGCCAACGAAGGGCATCAGGTACATTTCATCACATATAGCCAACCTGCCCGTTTGGATTTCTTCTCCGAAAACCTTTTTTATCACGAAGTCTCTATGGCGCAATATCCATTATTTGACTTCCCTCCCTACGAAACAGCACTGGCCAGCAAGATGGTTGATGTTGTTCGTTTTGAAAAATTAGACCTATTGCATGTGCACTATGCAATTCCACATGCATCAGTTGCTTTCCTTGCAAAACAGATCCTAAAGACCTATGGAATCGATATACCTGTCGTAACGACATTGCACGGCACAGATATAACGCTGGTAGGCAAGGACAAGAGCTTTAGCCCGGTTGTCACTTTCTCGATCAATCAATCGGATGGCGTGACGACCGTTTCAGATAATCTTAAAGAACAGACCCTGCAGTACTTCGACGTCACACAAGATATCCAAGTAATACCCAACTTTATCGATCTTAAACGCTTCAGCAATAAGAATCATGAGCATTTCAAGAAAGCCATAGCGCCGAACAACGAACGGATATTGGTGCATACCTCCAATTTCCGGAAAGTAAAGCGTGTGGAAGATGTCGTGCGCATTTTTGAGAAAGTGAACAAGGTTATCCCAAGTAAATTATTGATGGTTGGGGATGGTCCGGAGCGTCGTAATGCAGAGGAATTAGCCCGCGACCTCGGGATCTGCGATGTGATCCGTTTCTTAGGGAAACAAGATGCTATCGAAGAGATCTTATCGATCTCCGATTTGTTTTTGATGCCTTCTGGTTCAGAGAGTTTCGGACTAGCTGCATTAGAGGCTATGGCCTGCAAAGTTCCTGTTATTTCTTCAAATACTGGCGGTTTGCCGGAATTAAATAAGCAGGGCTTCAGCGGATTCCTAAGCGATATCGGAGATATCGATGATATGGCAAAAAATGCGATTCATATTCTTGAAAACGATGCGACTCTTGCTGAATTTAAGGCGAATGCCTTGGTGAGGGCACAGGATTTTGAACTTAGTAAAATAGTTCCAAAGTATGAGGAATTTTACCGTCAAGTAATCGAATCGTCAAAAAATCAGAATAAAACTGTTTAA
- a CDS encoding BlaI/MecI/CopY family transcriptional regulator — MDELKELTKAEEQIMQALWDRDGGFVKEIIDMLPEPKPAYNTVSTIIRILETKGFVDHESFGKSHRYFPKIQKEEYKKLITGKLLQGYFENSASSMLSFFLEEKKLDVKDMDEILKLIQKHKS; from the coding sequence ATGGACGAATTAAAAGAACTTACGAAGGCTGAGGAGCAAATCATGCAAGCGTTGTGGGATCGTGATGGTGGATTTGTGAAAGAGATCATCGACATGCTTCCGGAGCCGAAACCTGCTTATAATACTGTTTCAACCATCATTCGGATTCTTGAGACCAAGGGTTTTGTGGATCACGAGTCTTTTGGGAAGAGCCATCGCTATTTTCCGAAGATCCAAAAAGAAGAATACAAGAAGTTAATCACAGGAAAACTCTTGCAAGGTTATTTTGAGAATTCAGCCAGCAGCATGTTGTCTTTTTTTCTAGAAGAAAAGAAGCTCGACGTCAAGGACATGGACGAAATCTTGAAATTAATACAGAAGCATAAATCTTAA